A window of the Sphingobium sp. CAP-1 genome harbors these coding sequences:
- the ubiG gene encoding bifunctional 2-polyprenyl-6-hydroxyphenol methylase/3-demethylubiquinol 3-O-methyltransferase UbiG yields MTPAATATIDPKEAAHFGTMAADWWNPHGSSAMLHKLNPVRLRYIRTAIDRHWPGQEQAFRPLDGKRALDVGCGAGLLAEPLARLGASVTGLDAAPENIAAARAHAQGQALTIDYRATPVEEMADTGFDLVTSMEVIEHVADPAAFVAALAAKLAPDGLMILSTPNRTPLSRLAMITIGESVGGIPKGTHDWSKFLTPEELTELLEQAGMEVTDSHGLAFDPRTGFTLSTNMALDYFLTARRKA; encoded by the coding sequence CCATGGCCGCCGACTGGTGGAATCCCCATGGCTCCAGCGCGATGCTGCACAAACTCAATCCGGTGCGGCTACGCTATATTCGCACGGCGATCGACCGGCACTGGCCGGGACAGGAGCAGGCGTTCCGCCCGCTTGACGGCAAGCGCGCGCTCGATGTCGGCTGCGGCGCGGGGCTGCTCGCCGAACCCTTGGCCCGTCTGGGCGCATCCGTCACCGGCCTCGACGCCGCGCCAGAAAATATCGCCGCCGCCCGCGCCCATGCGCAAGGACAGGCGCTGACCATCGATTATCGCGCGACTCCGGTGGAGGAGATGGCCGATACAGGCTTCGACCTCGTCACGTCGATGGAGGTCATCGAACATGTCGCCGATCCCGCCGCCTTCGTCGCCGCGCTGGCCGCGAAACTCGCGCCTGACGGCCTCATGATCCTCTCCACCCCCAATCGCACGCCCCTCTCCCGCCTCGCCATGATCACCATCGGCGAAAGCGTAGGCGGCATTCCGAAGGGCACGCATGACTGGAGCAAGTTCCTGACGCCGGAGGAATTGACCGAACTGCTGGAGCAGGCCGGGATGGAGGTGACGGACAGCCACGGCCTCGCCTTCGATCCGCGCACCGGCTTCACCCTGTCGACCAACATGGCGCTCGACTATTTCCTGACGGCGCGGCGCAAGGCCTAG
- a CDS encoding YdeI/OmpD-associated family protein: MTDGSARVDAYIAAQADFARPILSHFRALVHAAQPDAVEAIKWSFPHFVYRGKNLASMAAFKGHASIGFWYSEDETAARTEQGGMGHLGKITSLTDLPADDALRAMLARAAAMIDAGAKPQWMERRQPREALPVPSTLTDAIAASPSAATVWAAFPPGKIRDYAEWIGEAKTNATRDRRIAQAVEWIAQGKGRNWKYEKR; the protein is encoded by the coding sequence ATGACCGACGGTTCCGCGAGGGTCGATGCCTATATCGCCGCGCAGGCCGATTTCGCCCGCCCGATCCTAAGCCATTTCCGCGCGCTGGTTCATGCCGCCCAACCGGACGCGGTGGAAGCGATCAAATGGAGCTTCCCCCACTTCGTCTACCGGGGCAAGAATCTCGCCTCCATGGCGGCGTTCAAGGGCCATGCGTCGATCGGCTTCTGGTATAGCGAGGATGAGACGGCCGCACGCACGGAACAGGGCGGCATGGGCCATCTGGGCAAGATCACCAGCCTGACCGACCTGCCCGCCGACGACGCACTGCGCGCCATGCTGGCAAGAGCCGCGGCGATGATCGATGCCGGCGCGAAACCGCAATGGATGGAGCGCCGCCAGCCGCGCGAAGCCCTGCCCGTCCCCTCCACCCTGACCGACGCGATCGCCGCCAGCCCATCGGCCGCCACTGTCTGGGCCGCCTTCCCGCCCGGCAAGATCCGCGACTATGCCGAATGGATCGGCGAGGCGAAAACCAATGCCACGCGCGACAGGCGCATCGCCCAGGCGGTGGAGTGGATCGCGCAGGGCAAGGGCCGCAATTGGAAATATGAGAAACGCTGA